A section of the Deltaproteobacteria bacterium genome encodes:
- a CDS encoding response regulator transcription factor yields MKKKHRIVIAEDHTMLREGLLTILNLHDDFVVVGEAKDGLEAIRTVGEWSPDLILMDLSMPKMSGLDAIEEIKKRYPETKVLALTIHEDEEYVLAALQAGADGYLLKDASHTELATAIRTVLSGKPYLCPGISSKVIEGYLEGRRNVKSAWDILTQREREILTLIVEGYRNKEIANSLYISPKTVEKHRSNLMRKLDLHNTSALISFAIKRGLVAT; encoded by the coding sequence GTGAAGAAAAAGCACCGAATCGTTATTGCAGAAGATCACACTATGCTCAGAGAAGGACTGCTGACCATCCTAAATCTTCACGATGATTTTGTGGTCGTCGGAGAGGCGAAGGACGGCCTGGAAGCCATCCGAACCGTGGGAGAGTGGTCACCCGATCTTATTTTGATGGATCTCTCCATGCCCAAGATGAGCGGTCTGGACGCTATTGAGGAGATAAAGAAGCGATATCCTGAAACAAAGGTTCTGGCTTTAACGATTCATGAGGACGAGGAGTATGTCCTGGCCGCCCTTCAGGCCGGTGCAGACGGCTACCTGCTAAAAGACGCTTCCCACACTGAGCTTGCCACGGCCATAAGAACTGTTCTTTCTGGAAAGCCTTACTTATGTCCTGGTATTTCAAGCAAAGTAATTGAAGGATACCTGGAGGGGAGACGGAATGTAAAGTCGGCCTGGGACATACTCACTCAGCGTGAACGGGAGATTCTGACACTGATAGTCGAAGGGTACAGGAATAAGGAGATTGCCAACAGTTTATATATCAGCCCCAAGACCGTGGAAAAACATCGTTCCAACCTGATGAGAAAGTTGGATCTTCACAATACCTCTGCCTTAATATCCTTTGCCATAAAAAGAGGGCTGGTTGCCACCTAG